One segment of Comamonas thiooxydans DNA contains the following:
- the rsgA gene encoding ribosome small subunit-dependent GTPase A, with protein sequence MAKQGRRPGAQATGETQTGLVVASYGRHCVVETPDGERRICHPRGKKSQAVVGDHVQWLAPPPGQGDEGTIEKIVERRNVFYRQDDIRTKTFAANLDQLLILIAAEPVFSEVQLARALIAAEAAHIKPIIALNKMDLEEPFLRAWQRLEPYRTMRDAANDAPHYMVLPLSLEDADDEDRDAIIGLLQGKTTLVLGPSGVGKSTLINLLLPDARVATNEISQALNTGKHTTTSTTLYWVDEARTTAIIDSPGFQEFGLYHIAATQLAACMPDIGALADQCKFYNCTHLHEPGCAVMAQVEAQDSPHSISANRYRIYGELFDELSQEPRY encoded by the coding sequence ATGGCAAAACAAGGACGGCGCCCAGGCGCCCAAGCAACAGGCGAGACCCAGACAGGCCTGGTGGTCGCCAGCTATGGCCGCCACTGCGTGGTCGAGACCCCGGACGGCGAGCGCCGCATCTGCCACCCGCGCGGCAAGAAAAGCCAGGCCGTGGTGGGCGACCATGTGCAATGGCTGGCCCCCCCACCCGGCCAGGGCGATGAGGGCACGATCGAGAAAATCGTGGAGCGCCGCAACGTCTTCTACCGCCAGGATGACATTCGCACCAAGACCTTTGCCGCCAACCTGGACCAGCTCCTGATTCTGATAGCCGCCGAGCCGGTATTCAGCGAAGTGCAACTCGCCCGTGCGCTGATCGCCGCCGAGGCCGCGCACATCAAGCCCATCATTGCACTCAACAAGATGGATCTGGAAGAGCCGTTCCTGCGTGCCTGGCAGCGGCTGGAGCCTTACCGGACCATGCGTGATGCCGCGAACGATGCGCCGCACTATATGGTGCTGCCGCTGTCGCTGGAAGATGCAGACGATGAGGATCGCGACGCCATCATCGGTCTGCTGCAAGGCAAGACCACACTGGTTCTCGGCCCTTCGGGCGTAGGCAAGAGCACCTTGATCAACTTGCTGCTGCCCGATGCCAGGGTGGCGACCAACGAAATCTCGCAGGCGCTGAACACCGGCAAGCACACCACCACCAGCACCACCTTGTACTGGGTGGATGAGGCACGCACCACCGCCATCATCGACTCGCCAGGATTTCAGGAGTTCGGCCTCTATCACATTGCCGCCACGCAACTGGCCGCCTGCATGCCCGACATCGGCGCGCTGGCAGACCAGTGCAAGTTCTACAACTGCACGCATCTGCATGAGCCTGGCTGCGCCGTCATGGCCCAGGTCGAAGCGCAGGACAGCCCCCATTCCATCAGTGCCAACCGCTACCGGATCTATGGCGAGCTGTTCGATGAGCTGAGTCAGGAACCCCGCTACTGA
- a CDS encoding 4a-hydroxytetrahydrobiopterin dehydratase, giving the protein MSTPTLQQKDWSQLKRSALSIEQVQEQLTSLEGWELLAGHAAISKTFRFVNFYETMAFVNALALIAHQQDHHPDLEVGYNRCKVSLNTHDVGGISETDIDCARRIEALLNPA; this is encoded by the coding sequence ATGAGCACACCCACACTGCAACAGAAAGACTGGTCCCAACTCAAGCGTAGCGCCTTGAGCATAGAGCAGGTGCAAGAGCAGCTGACAAGCCTCGAGGGCTGGGAGCTGCTGGCCGGTCACGCGGCCATCAGCAAGACCTTCCGTTTCGTGAATTTCTACGAAACCATGGCCTTTGTGAACGCGCTGGCTCTGATTGCCCATCAGCAGGACCACCACCCCGATCTGGAGGTGGGCTACAACCGCTGCAAGGTCAGCCTCAATACCCATGATGTGGGCGGCATCTCCGAGACCGACATCGACTGCGCACGCCGCATCGAAGCACTGCTGAATCCGGCCTGA
- a CDS encoding M48 family metallopeptidase — translation MASRLDFTLALSLLFATAVALQWLLRVWLVSRQVRHVATHRGAVPPAFAHRISLSAHQKAADYTLAKARVSLIDITLSAAVLLCWTLLGGLDWLNRWLLEFISPGLWQQLALLASFAVISALIELPLSLYQTFRLEQRFGFNQMTPALWLGDLLKSTLVAAIIGLPLAALILWLMGSTGSLWWLWAWGAWTVFNLLLMWIFPSFIAPLFNKFEPLADESLKSRVTLLMERCGFAAKGLFVMDGSRRSAHANAYFTGFGNSKRVVFFDTLLRQLSPGEVEAVLAHELGHFKHKHISKRMVLMFGVSLLGFALLGWLSQQLWFYTGLGVSVLLGPNIDVAADNNALALLLFMLAVPVFSFFVTPLMSAMSRRDEFEADAYAMQQADGAQLASALLKLYEDNASTLTPDPWYVSFYYSHPPAVDRLARMPAPAGSL, via the coding sequence ATGGCTTCCAGACTAGATTTCACATTGGCACTTTCGCTGCTGTTTGCGACGGCCGTGGCCCTGCAATGGCTGCTGCGCGTGTGGCTTGTTTCGCGCCAGGTGCGCCATGTGGCCACCCATCGCGGCGCCGTGCCACCGGCATTTGCCCATCGCATCAGCCTGTCCGCCCACCAGAAGGCGGCCGACTACACGCTGGCCAAGGCCAGGGTGTCGCTGATCGACATCACGCTGTCGGCCGCCGTGCTGCTGTGCTGGACGCTGCTGGGCGGGCTGGACTGGCTCAACCGCTGGCTGCTGGAATTCATCAGCCCCGGCCTGTGGCAGCAGCTGGCGCTGCTTGCCAGCTTTGCCGTGATCTCGGCGCTGATCGAGCTTCCCCTGTCGCTCTATCAGACCTTCAGGCTGGAGCAGCGCTTCGGCTTCAACCAGATGACGCCAGCTCTATGGCTGGGCGATCTGCTCAAGTCGACGCTGGTGGCTGCCATCATCGGCCTGCCGCTGGCGGCCCTGATTCTCTGGCTCATGGGCTCGACCGGCTCTCTATGGTGGCTCTGGGCCTGGGGTGCCTGGACGGTCTTCAATCTGCTGCTGATGTGGATTTTCCCCAGCTTTATCGCACCGCTGTTCAACAAGTTCGAGCCGCTGGCCGATGAAAGTCTCAAGAGCCGCGTAACCCTGCTGATGGAGCGCTGCGGCTTTGCGGCCAAAGGACTGTTCGTGATGGACGGAAGCCGCCGCTCGGCGCATGCCAACGCCTATTTCACGGGTTTCGGCAATTCCAAGCGCGTGGTCTTCTTCGATACCCTGCTCAGGCAGCTCAGCCCCGGTGAAGTCGAAGCCGTGCTGGCGCACGAGCTGGGCCACTTCAAGCACAAGCACATCAGCAAGCGCATGGTCCTGATGTTTGGCGTCTCGCTGCTGGGCTTTGCACTGCTGGGCTGGCTCAGTCAGCAACTCTGGTTCTACACGGGACTCGGAGTCTCGGTGCTGCTGGGTCCGAACATCGACGTGGCTGCCGACAACAATGCGCTGGCCCTGCTGCTGTTCATGCTGGCAGTGCCGGTGTTCAGCTTCTTCGTCACGCCGCTGATGTCCGCCATGTCGCGCCGCGACGAGTTCGAGGCCGATGCCTATGCCATGCAGCAGGCCGATGGTGCACAACTGGCTTCGGCACTGCTCAAGCTTTACGAGGACAATGCCTCCACACTCACGCCAGATCCATGGTATGTGAGCTTTTACTATTCACACCCTCCTGCCGTGGATCGCCTGGCGCGCATGCCGGCACCTGCAGGCAGCTTGTAA
- the orn gene encoding oligoribonuclease yields the protein MSEASCTNSVSAAPVAATPPVLPKSDLNMVWLDCEMTGLNPDRDRIIEIAVVVSSSDLQIRVEGPVFAIHQSDELLGGMDAWNKGTHGKSGLIDKVKASTISEAEAEAALIAFLGKYVPKGKTPLCGNSIGQDRRFMERYMPKLNNFFHYRNIDVSTLKELAKRWKPEAYTSFKKAQRHTALADVHESIDELQHYRQQLLSV from the coding sequence ATGTCTGAAGCTTCCTGTACGAATTCCGTCAGCGCCGCCCCCGTGGCCGCTACCCCACCGGTTCTGCCCAAATCCGATCTCAATATGGTGTGGCTGGACTGCGAAATGACGGGGCTGAACCCCGACCGCGACCGCATCATCGAGATTGCCGTGGTGGTCAGCAGCTCCGATCTGCAGATTCGCGTCGAAGGCCCAGTGTTCGCCATCCATCAGTCCGACGAGCTGCTGGGCGGCATGGATGCCTGGAACAAGGGCACGCATGGCAAGAGCGGCCTGATCGACAAGGTCAAGGCTTCGACCATCAGCGAAGCCGAGGCGGAGGCCGCGCTGATTGCCTTTCTGGGCAAATACGTGCCCAAGGGCAAGACGCCGCTGTGCGGCAACAGCATCGGTCAGGACAGGCGCTTCATGGAGCGCTACATGCCCAAGCTCAACAATTTCTTTCACTATCGCAATATCGACGTGAGCACGCTCAAGGAGCTGGCCAAGCGCTGGAAGCCCGAGGCCTATACCTCCTTCAAGAAGGCGCAGCGCCACACGGCCCTGGCCGATGTGCACGAGTCTATCGACGAGTTGCAGCATTACCGCCAGCAACTGCTCAGCGTCTGA